The following DNA comes from Shumkonia mesophila.
CAGACCAACCTGCTGGCCTTGAACGCCACCATCGAGGCGGCCCGGGCCGGCGACGCCGGCAAGGGCTTCGCGGTGGTGGCTTCCGAGGTCAAGAACCTGGCCAACCAGACGGCCCGGGCGACCGACGAGATCGGCGCCCAGATCGCCGGCATCCAGGCGGCGACGCGCGATGCGGTGGCCGCCATCGAGGAGATCGGCAAGACCATCACCGAGATCGACGAGGTCAACTCGGGCATCGCCTCGGCGGTCGAGGAGCAGGGCGCGGCGACGCAGGAGATCGCCAGGAACGTCGAACAGGCGGCGGCCGGCACCCAGGAGGTTTCCTCGAACATCTCCGGCGTCAACGACGCGGCCACGGAAACCGGGACGGCGGCGGCCGGCATGCGTTCGGCGGCCGGCGACCTGTCGCGCCAATCGGCGAAGCTGCGCGAGGAGGTCGACCGCTTCCTCGCCAGCGTGCGGGCCGCATAGCTTTCCTTCCGGCGGACTCCTTCGCTTGGAGCCCGCCGCCGATGCTCCGACCGGCCGCCTCCGAGAGGCGGCCGCGGATATTCCTCCCGCAATACGGGTGCCTTAAAGACATTCCGCAGGCGGATGGAAGACCGGAATAAGGGATGTCCATATATTGACCGAATGGAGGTTCATGGGGCATGTTCAGCCATTCGCCCGGGCGGGCGCCCTTAAATTTTCGGAAAAAACATCTAAAATTTTAGCAATCATCAATTGAAGATCCTCCCGCCCGCACGCAAGAAAACGCCCAGAGGAAGAAGAGGAAGCCACCCGATGAATGGGGATACCCTTACCGACAGCACTGACCGGAATGCCTCTCCCGCCGCCGCCGAACGGGCGTCGTCCGCAGGGGCGGGTTTTTGGCGCCGCCTCAATCTTTCCGACGTCCGCATTGGGCGCAAGATCGGGTTTGGTTTCGCCACCGTACTGGCGCTGACCATGGGGGTGTCGTATCTCGGCTGGAACGGCCAGCAGCAGATCAGCGGCCAGCTTGAGCGGACGGACGCGGCGGCGCTTCTTGCCGACGGGCTTCAGGAGATCCGCCAGGACGAGAAGAACTATCAGATCGCCGGCGCCGAAAAATCCTTCAAGGATGCCACCGCCAAGATCGCCCAGCTGAAGGAGCGGGCGGGGAGCATCGGCCAGCTTTT
Coding sequences within:
- a CDS encoding methyl-accepting chemotaxis protein, yielding QTNLLALNATIEAARAGDAGKGFAVVASEVKNLANQTARATDEIGAQIAGIQAATRDAVAAIEEIGKTITEIDEVNSGIASAVEEQGAATQEIARNVEQAAAGTQEVSSNISGVNDAATETGTAAAGMRSAAGDLSRQSAKLREEVDRFLASVRAA